A stretch of DNA from Triticum dicoccoides isolate Atlit2015 ecotype Zavitan chromosome 2A, WEW_v2.0, whole genome shotgun sequence:
CGAACAAAAATGTTGGTTCCGTTTCTACTAGTTTTTTAGGTCATTTTTACTAGGGATATATGCTTGTCATAATTCTCAGCTACAAAGGGGGAAACTCTACAATTCTCCATTGCACCTCTTGTACTACATCAAAGGGGCCCATATATACACCTTTATTTAAGGACTGAAACTCTGTAAAATTCCTCAAAGGTCTTAATTTTGTGTGTGTCTCTTCTGTCTTGTTGCTCAGTCCTAACTCCTAAGCCCTTCTTCCCCATTACATTGGATCATATACCTCGAATATACAGCTCGATTTATTTTGCTACTACTGCTAGTCCATAGCTATCCGGCCACAAGTGCCTCAACTAGGGCTGATTGGATAGCCAACCGTCATCGATGAACCTGATGTCCACGAACCTCTGCACCTCTGCATAGCTCATGTGCTTCTCCCATGGCACTCTTCCGGCGGTGCCGGAGCCCGGGCCACTGCATCCGACCTCCGCAAACGTCACCTGTGACCTGCCAAAGAAACAACCATGCGCGCGTAAGCACACAAACGTCAGCCAAAAACAGCACCGTGAAACCAGGAGCTGATGTAACTCACACATCTTGGCCGGGCGTCCACTTGTCCCACCCCTGCGGGACGACGATGCCGGCCATGTTCACCTGGAAGAACACCACGGTGGCCTGCTCGTTCCACGCGCGGCCGAGGTACTGCCGGCCGGAGCCGGTGATCGCGCCGCCCTTGAACACGAGCGCCGCGCTCCTACCGCCGGCCCTGCCGTGCGCCGTCACCCACCCGGGCTGCTGGGACCACGCCGGCATGTTGGACACGAGGGTGCAGTCCTCGTAGATGGACTGGCCGTAGCCGAAGATGAAGTCGACGCCGCCCTCCACGAGGCAGCGGCGGAAGTAGTGCCGGCCCATGAGGTCGCACAGCGTGTCCTGGAACCCGTGGAAGGCGCAGTCGTAGAACGCGCCCTTGTCGCCGTCGATCAACACCCCCACCGCCGGGTGCCCGCCGTTGAACGTGTTCTGCGTTGCGTGACAGAGCATTCTCGCGTTAGAGAATCTGCGTTTGTACGTGTGTGTCACTGGCAAGTACTTTGTGGACTGCAGGTCGTAGTTACCTTGAAGGCGATGTTGCGGGCGACGAAGTTGTCGGCATTGACTCTGAAGGTGGCGCTGGTGTACGTCGGCGAGATGTCCGTGAGGTTGCGGCGGTTCCGGCCCGTGATCGGGATGCCGGGCGCGTCGGTGCCGTAGCCGTGCCCGTCGAAGTTGATGTCGGTATTGAAGGAGCCGTCACCTTGGAGCAAAATGAAGCCTTTCTGGCTTGGGATTGTCACCTTctccctgcatgcatgcatgcgtaaaTTAACGTGTCTGGTAGTGCGAGTGCAAAATCAGCAGGCTGTTCATATAAAATTAtcagagtaatgctacacctacgaaaaTAAGGAAATTTATGTAGTAATTTAAGTAAGCTTGCGTAGATGCAGGATTATTGAATGTCATCAAGAGCTAACCTTATTAATTACTCGTATAATGAAATTGACTATACGACTTTTTTCAGTCAAATTTTATCTCTCATCCTCGACTACCATATTATGAAAAATGATGCAAGTtatcatgacattcttgatatcacCCCTGTCATACAAATGTGTTGGGCATTGCAAATAGAGAGTCAACCAAGCAAAACACCAAAAGCACATTTCATATCTTTCCTTGCCCCCTCCTGGTGTGCAACTTGTACTTTCTCTCCTCTTTAATTAACCTGCCACGTCAATTTTTTGCCTATGTGGCGGCTTAATTAGCACCTGTAGAGGATGGAGCACTGGGAGGGGTCAAAGGTTGGCTATTAgtctttctctctttctctttcttctcgtTTCATGCTTTTACCTACGATCACGATATAGGCTGGTTCTCACATAATAGCGTACTACTTCTCTTTTTCCATCTCCCTCTCTTTCACATACGCAAAAGTGTCATGCAAGAAGGCTTTATAGCCTACTACTCCTTCCGTTCAGGTGCACAAGATGCCTAGTGGAAACAAGAGATTCCAAGAGTATTAGTTGTGGTTGTAATTTATATCCTTTGTAACCCATGCATCACCTCGTTCAGCTCCCCTATGCAGCAGCCTTTAACTTCTCTGCTCTCCTTCACAAACATGATACTATCTCAATCCTTTCATCTCCGCACGTGCAGGATTAAATGTCTCTTTCATTTGTTTTTCAGGGCACGTGATGGACTCATTTCCTCGATTCCAAACATAACGATGGCCTATCACAGTGCGTCTTGGCCGCAAACAACTCCTAAGGCTGGTGACAATGggcaggaacttaggagtaacatcacacactccaatgcaattttgcttatgtggcacatatttaatgaagaaagagcttcttgtggtaactagctaagttaccggaacatcacacactctaaAAAACAATGAGTCTAtgacctaataaatacatcgttgcatgacactacatacatgttcctacccactatggaggtagtaacatagtctagagaaGTGTGtaggttactagcttatgttcctgCCCATTGTGACCAGTCTAAGATGCCCTATGCACATGGCGGCGATGGGGGCGGGGTATTATACTTGCACTAAAGAGATGAGGAGTCATCAATTGATGTACTTAATTAGGCGATGTAATATATTTATTCACTAAAGAACTAAAGAAAATACATTTGGGGGTACTTTTGATGCTTAGCACATTATTAGGGCAGTCCAATGCATGGTGTCTTAGTTATATCTAATGCCATTAAATACTCCCACCATttctttttacttcgcatataaaatttggtcaaGGTCAAACtacataaagtttgaccaaatttatataaaaatatataaacatttacagtactaaaactatatagtatgaaaatatgtttcatggtgcatctgataatattgatttcatattgtgaatgtttatattttttaatataaagttagtcaagttctataaaacttgactttgaccaaaccttatatgtggactaaaaaaacggagggagtatgtatatTTAGATATAGCAGTCCCATTGTACTATATCTTACTGTTACATTTAAAAAATACTAGTCTTTCgtatgcactttgtcctcactcgtgtgcaTCCGGGTTCAATTTTTCAGTTGGTCGCCATTTTCAAATTGCTCCAAACCAAGCATGCCAAATTTTGATGTTCCTTGTGAGTAGGCTCTTGGAAaaaaaggaattctttgttgatatGAACAGTCTATCATTCTTAGTAAGCCAAGATTTTACATACACCACCACTCATTGGAACTTATGTCCTCGTCGACCCAGCAGAAACATTCTCTCTTAGCACATGTCCATATGCGCCAATGCCAACATTCACATGTGCACAATGTTGTGTGCCATGAAGGGCCACACATGCCATGTGCATATCTGCGCCTCTGACCCGTATAGGCCCGTGTAACCTTGAGGATAGAATCTAGTACCATTTGTAACGCACCTGACACATCCATTGAATCCCGACAACGTGGATCGGCCCCGCTCCCTCCCGCTCCCTCCCGCTagggttccgccgccgccgccggccgcaggCTCGGGCGCCCCGGCCCTCCCCGCCCCccctattgttggaaatatgccctagaggcaataataaaagcattattattatatttccttgttcatgataattgtctttattcatgctataattgtgttatccggaaatcgtaatacatgtgtgaataacagacatcaacatgtccctagtgagcctctagttgactagctcgttgatcaacagatagtcatggtttcctgactatggacactggatgtcattgataacgagatcacatcattaggagaatgatgtgatggacaagacccaatcctaaacatagcacaagatcgtatagttcgtttgctagagttttccaatgtcaagtatcttttccttagaccatgagatcgtgtaactcccggataccgtaggagtgctttgggtatgccaaacgtcacaacgtaactgggtgactataaagatagactacgggtatctccgaaagtgtctgttgggtgacatggatcaagactgggatttgtcactccgtatgacggagaggtatcactgggcccactcggtaatgcatcatcataatgagctcagagtgaccaagtgtctggtcacgggatcatgcattacggtacgagtaaagtgacttgccggtaacgagattgaacgaggtattgggataccgacgatcgatctcgggcaagtaacatatcgatagacaaagggaatagcgtacggggttgatagaatcctcgacatcgtggctcatccgatgagatcgtcgtggagcatgtgggagccaacatgggtatccagatcccgctgttggttattgaccggagagtcgtctcggtcatgtctgcttgtctcccgaacccgtagggtctacacacttaaggttcagttacgctagggttgtagggatatgtatatgcagtaacccgaatgttgttcggagtcccggatgagatcccggacgtcacgaggagttccggaatggtccggaggtaaagatttatatatgggaagtcctgtttcgggcatcgggacaagtttcggggttatcggtattgtaccgggaccaccggaagggtcccgggggtccaccgggtgggtccacctgtcccggggggccacatgggctgtagggggtgcgccttggcctaatgggccaagggcaccagccccacataggcccatgcgcctagggtttgagggggaagagtcctaggagggtaaggcacctcctaggtgccttgggggggagggaaaccccccttggccgccgcaccccctaggagattggatctcctagggccggccaccccccttggccctcctatatatagtgaggggagaggagggacttcatacctgaacgccttggcctttggttgcctccttctccctccccaacacctcctccacctccatagtgcttagcgaagctctgccggagtactgcaactccatcaacaccacgccgtcgtgctgctgctggtgccatctccctcaacctctcctccctcccttgctggaccaagaaggaggagacgtggctgttccgtacgtgtgttgaacgcggaggtgccgtccgttcggcgctggtcatcggtgatttggatcacgtcgagtacgactacatcatcaccttcttttgaacgcttccgctcgcgatctacaaaggtatgtagatgcatctaatcactcgttgctagatgaactcctagatgatcttggtgaaacgagtaggaaaatttttgttttctgcaacgttccccaacagtggcatcatgagctaggtctatgcgtagttcttcttgcgcgagtagaacacaatttgttgtgggcgtagatttgtcaactttcttgccgttactagtcctttcttgcttcagcggtattgtgggatgaagcggcccggaccaaccttacacgtacgcttacgtgagaccggttccaccgactaacatgcactagttgcataaggtggctggcgggtgtctgtctctcctactttagttggagcggaatcgatgaacagggtccttatgaagggtaaatagaagttgacaaatcacgttgtggctttaacgtaggtaagaaaacgttcttgctagaaccctaattcagccacgtaaaacttgcaacaactattagaggacgtctaacttgtttttgcagcaagtggtttgtgatatgatatggccaaagttgtgatgaatgatgaatgatctatatgtgatgtatgagatgttcatgctattgtaataggaatcacgacttgcatgtcgatgagtatgacaaccggcaggagccataggagttgtctttattcttttatatgacctgcgtgtcatcaagaaacgccatgtaaattactttgctttattgctaaacgcgttagccatagtagtagaagtaatagttggcgagcaacttcatggagacacgatgatggagatcatgatgatggagatcatggtgtcaagccggtgacaagatgatcatggagccccaagatggagatcaaaggagctatgtgatattggccatatcatgtcacgtttattatttgattgcatgtgatgtttatcatgttttgcatcttgtttacttagaacgacggtagtaaataagatgatccctcacaataaattcaagaagtgttcctcctaactgtgcaccgttgcgacagttcgctgtttcaaaacaccacgtgatgatcgggtgttttattcagacgttcacatacaacgggtgtaagacagatttacacatgcaaacacttaggttgacttgacgagcctagcatgtacagacatggcctcggaacacggaagaccgaaaggtcgagcatgagtcgtatagaagatacgatcaacatgaagatgttcaccgatgttgactagtccgtctcacgtgatgatcggacacggtctagtttaactcggatcatgtaatacttagatgactagagggatgtctaatctaagtgggagttcattaataatttgattagttgaacttaattatcatgaacttagtctaaaatctttgcaatatgtcttgtagatcaaatggccaacgtagtcctcaacttcaacgcgttcctagagaaaactaagctgaaagacgatggcagcaactatacggactgggtccggaacctgaggatcatcctcatagctgccaagaaagattatgtcctacaagcaccgcttggtgacgcacccgttctccctgcagaacaagatgttatgaacgcttggcaggcacgtttcgatgactactccctcgttcagtgcggcatgctttacagcctagagccggggctccaaaagcgttttgagagacatggagcatatgagatgttcgaagagctgaaaatggttttccaagctcatgcccgggtcgagagatatgaagtctccgacaaattcttcagctgtaagatggaagaaaacagttatgtcagtgagcacatactcactatgtctgggttgcataaccgcttgactcagctgggagttaatctcccggatgatgcggtcattgacagaatcctccagtcgcttccaccaagctacaagagctttgtgatgaacttcaatatgcaggggatggaaaagaccattcctgaagtattgctatgctgaaatcagcagaggtagaagtcaggaaggaacatcaagtgttgatggtcaataaaaccactaagttcaagaaaggcaagggtaaaaagaacttcaagaaggacggcaaggaggttgccgcgcccggcaagcaagctgccgggaagaagccaaagaatggacccaagcccgagactgagtgcttttattgcaagggaagcggtcactggaagcggaactgccctaagtacttagcggataagaaggccggcaaaaccaaaggtatatgtgatatacatgtaattgatgtgtaccttactagtgcccgtagtggctcctgggtatttgataccggtgcagttgctcacatttgtaactcaaagcaggggctgcggaataagcggaaactggcaaaggacgaggtgacgatgcgcgtcgggaatggttccaaggtcaatgtgatcgccgtcggcacgctacctctgcatctcccttcgggattagttttaaaccttaataattgttatttagtgccagctttgagcatgaacattgtatcgggatctcgtttaattcgagatggctactcttttaaatctgagaataatggttgttccattttcatgagagatatgttttatggtcatgctcctatggtgaatggtttattctttatgaatctcgaacgtgatgctacacatgttcataatgtgagtaccaaaagaagtaaggttgataatgatagtcccacatacttgtggcactgccgccttggtcacataggtgtcaaacgcatgaagaagctccatgctgatggacttttagagtctcttgattatgaatcatttgacacgtgcgaaccatgccttatgggtaaaatgaccaagactccgttctcaggaacaatggagcgagcaaccgacttattggaaatcatacatactgatgtgtgcggtccgatgagtgttgaggctcgcggtggctatcgttatgttctcactctcactgatgatttaagtaggtatgggtatatctacttaatgaaacacaagtctgaaacctttgaaaagttcaaggaatttcagagtgaggttgaaaatcaacgtggcaggaaaatca
This window harbors:
- the LOC119359063 gene encoding probable pectinesterase 66, which produces MRPFCLVVGVFLLLRWPALRVAWAPVARTITVDQHGGGDYWTVQSAVDAVPYGNSQWVRIYVKQGSYREKVTIPSQKGFILLQGDGSFNTDINFDGHGYGTDAPGIPITGRNRRNLTDISPTYTSATFRVNADNFVARNIAFKNTFNGGHPAVGVLIDGDKGAFYDCAFHGFQDTLCDLMGRHYFRRCLVEGGVDFIFGYGQSIYEDCTLVSNMPAWSQQPGWVTAHGRAGGRSAALVFKGGAITGSGRQYLGRAWNEQATVVFFQVNMAGIVVPQGWDKWTPGQDVSQVTFAEVGCSGPGSGTAGRVPWEKHMSYAEVQRFVDIRFIDDGWLSNQP